The window GACCTCTTGCTGTATGGCCGCGGACACAGAACTTTGGATCGCTTCAAGCTGGAGGATGTCACAGATGAGTATCTAGTATCCACATATGGCTTTCCCCGACAGTTCATTTACTACCTGGTGGATCTGCTGGGAGCCAGTCTCTCTCGCCCTACACAGCGGTCCAgggccatcagtccagagacACAGATCCTTGCTGCATTGGGTTTCTATACCTCTGGCTCCTTCCAGACTCGCATGGGGGATGCTATTGGCATTAGTCAAGCCTCCATGAGCCGCTGCGTTGCCAATGTAACCGAGGCATTGGTGGAAAGAGCCTCACAGTTCATTCACTTTCCTGAGGATGAAGCTACTGTACAGCGCCTGAAAGATGACTTTTATGGGCTGGCAGGCATGCCGGGAGTGCTGGGGGTGGTTGACTGCACCCACGTGGCAATCAAAGCACCAAATGCTGAGGACTTGTCCTATGTGAACAGAAAGGGTCTCCATTCTCTGAACTGCCTGATGGTGTGTGATGCCAGAGGAGTCCTCCTGAGCGCTGAAACACACTGGCCGGGCAGCCTGCCCGACTGCACTGTGTTACAGCAGGCAGCCCTGACAAGGCAGTTTGAAACTAAGCTACATAAAGATGGCTGGCTACTTGGTAAGTCTATATTCTACTCTTTTCTGTGGAAAGTCTACTATATACCACCACCTTATTGAGCCTAGAGCCTCTGGGCACAAGTGGTATGTTTACTTCTGATTGCTGCCCTGCAAATACCTTGAGATTCAAGACAGTCCTTCTCTTAGAAGTCTAGAGCAGTAACTTCCCATCTGTGTTTTATACAGGCTGATTCTTGCATGTGTTAGTCTACAGTCATTCTGTTAAGATCGTGCTTTCAGTATCCTACACCTTTCTAAGCTGAATTATGCCATTTTTAAATCTATACAGGGTCCTAATCCAGCTGTCTCTCACTGCCTTAGGTAGTAAATTAATTCTCTTTAAACTCCTCCCTGTTCTTCCAGGATTTCCCTGTGTAAAACTGAATGCCTTTATGTTGTTGTCACATTTGTAAACCTGTGTTACTGTTGCTCTTCCATGCCTTCTCATGCTTCCTGTTCTAGCCAAGTAACTAAGTTACTCTGTACCAGCAGTACCAGAAAAACAGGAGATAAGAGGTGAAACCTGTGGTTAACTACAGGTGTATAACCTGTCCTCCTCCTTTTCACTGCCAACAGGTGACAGCTCCTTCTTTCTCCGAACGTGGCTGATGACCCCTCTGCATATCCCTGAGACACCTGCCGAGTACCGCTACAACATGGCCCATTCTGCCACTCATAACGTTATCGAGCGGACGTTCAGAACCATTCGGTCGCGTTTCCGCTGCCTGGATGGTTCCAAAGGCACCCTGCAGTATTCTCCAGAGAAATCCAGCCACATCATTCTGGCCTGCTGTGTGCTTCATAACATCTCCCTGGAACATGGCCTGGATGTGTGGTCTTCACCGGCCACAGGACACATGGAACAGCCAGAAGAAGAGTACGAGCAAATGGAATCCATGGACTCGGAAGCCTGTCGTATTCGTCAGGAGCTTCTGCTTACTCACTTTAGCTAATGTTGTGATGGGGAGAAGGCTTCTAACGGTTCATCTGAGAAGATGCACAGAGCAACCATGcccctttctcttctttaagtCTGTAAACACTAAGCAGATCTGAGACAAAGAGAAATATTACTCTCTTCATTTCAGGTGGTTTTCTGAACTTCTCTCAAACCTCTCTAGAGATGCAGGTCAATCACTGAGTTTTTACTGTTGTGATGTTTAAATTCCCCCCTTTCACCTGACTCAGAGAACAATAACTAATGTGGGATGAGTGGAGAAACTTGGGAAATTGTCTGTGGTAACGATGAAAACTGTGTTAGCCTTGCACTGTTTTACAAAGCAACAATTCTATGCCACTTTCTAACCTAAACCAGTTCTGATTGTTTTTAAATGGTATTTCACACAAATTAAACTTCCATGTGGGCTCATGCCTACCATGAATTCATGAGCAGCAGAACAAACTTTTTGTTTGCAGGTAGAGATTCTTGCTAAATAACATTTTGTAGTTCTTCATATCTCCCAAAAACCCAGCAACTcctctgaaagcagcatctgTGTTCTGTGAGGGATTTGCCTTTTTGCCTCGTACACACTAGTCTTGCTTGTACATAGAAGATCCAGAAGGACTGAAGGTTTCTTTTAATTAGACAGACTGGAGAAGATGTGAAGCTGTGGTTGACTCTGTTGGTTACTGAGCACATATCAAGACATGGGCTACTGAATGTAACTAGTTCTCGCTAGATATGTCTGCCACAACAGAAACCCATTCACCTTGTTGGCTGCTGTAAAAGAAATGCCAAGGACTGGCTGGGTCACACGAATTAAACTGATTGCAGTTCTTTATTTAGGTCAGAGCTGAGGTACATAAAGGCAGCTCTTCCACTGCTGGCAATCAACCTATTCTGTGGAAAGACTACTAACACACACAGCTGCTGTTGGCACAGGACTGGGAAATTTCCTGGCAACATTCTCTTTCCAAAAGATGCAAGTGTTTCCATGAATCTCCTGATAGCAGTCAGAGAAAATTTGGTTTCTTAGATTTTATTGTTTACTGGGCAGTAAATGAAATGGAAGTGGTAGGGAATGCAGAATGCTGCAGAAAGGTAGCTACTTAAAGTAGCAGTGCAACCACCTGGCACGGCAGGGCTGTATGTTCTTGCAGAGGAAATGTGCCTGGATCATGCCCCACGTTTGAGGAATAAGGAAATATGGGACACGTTCCCAACCAAGTGTAGGATGGAGATGCAGGATTATCCTACTGGGTGATGGCAGTGAGCATTTTACTATCTTACTGAAAACCAAGCATGCTTTATAGTGTGTAAACAAGATGTTTTCATAAGCCTtgataaaaactttaaaatatacagCAAACTGAGATGTAACTCAGTTTACcctaaaaaaacatttttagggTAAGAGTTGTTGCTTGATGGCTCATAATTATATTTGATGGTCTGTGCTAAAAATACCAATGTTCAGATCTAAACACCAGCAGACACTGAATGAGCTGCATGGGTGACGTGAAGGTCAAGTGAGATTTGGACACATGTAGGTACAAACACCGTCATGTAGGAACAAGCTGGAGTTTCTCAACTTAAGCTATGAATAGCTCATCTCAGTGTGTGCTGGGACCAAAGTGAACCGAAAGTGGAGGCACTTCCTGGAACACGTGCTGCTGGGTCTTGTCTTCCTTCAGCCACTGGCAGCTTTGGTGgagtttaatttcaaaattcaTCCCACTGCCTATCAACTTGGGCAAAAATTGCATCAGGCCACACCAGATATAATGAATCTACTGTTCTTCCTCTAGCCAGATGTCAGTACCCTTCAGTTCACTTGGGAACAGGAACCTCCTCATCTGGAGGACAGTTTGTCCTGTATATTCCTAAGCAGCTTCCTTCAGAACAGTTCGCCTAgactttccccttttccattgGGCTTAGACAATATTTAAATTGCACAGCTGAGAGTTacgtttctttcctgctttctcacTTCCCTGTACTTCTGCCTCCTCTTGCCAGATGCGTTCTTGAGTACTTACAAGTCTGTGCATTATCAGAACTTTGTGAAGTTTACCCTGACCATATAATGTCTGCTGGTTCTCAGTCATCTGTGGGAGGATGACGGTGACTGACTGTCCAGCTGTCCAAGGTATTACTGCTTTCACTACATGACTAAACTCTTTGTGAAATCCCATCCTCAGCCCTTTTCAGTTTTCCCTTAAGATACCTCCTTGAAGACTGTTTTGCCATGCTGCAGCCTGCCTTTGCTCCCTCCAGTCAGGTACTACAGCAAACCTCAAACCCTAAACTCCAATGTGTCTGGGCCTTTTGACTCTTCCTTTGCTGGTTAACGGGTGCCACGTGCCCTGGCTTGCTTAAATTTTCCTCTCAACCTTCAag of the Melopsittacus undulatus isolate bMelUnd1 chromosome 4, bMelUnd1.mat.Z, whole genome shotgun sequence genome contains:
- the HARBI1 gene encoding putative nuclease HARBI1, which gives rise to MAVPIAVLDCDLLLYGRGHRTLDRFKLEDVTDEYLVSTYGFPRQFIYYLVDLLGASLSRPTQRSRAISPETQILAALGFYTSGSFQTRMGDAIGISQASMSRCVANVTEALVERASQFIHFPEDEATVQRLKDDFYGLAGMPGVLGVVDCTHVAIKAPNAEDLSYVNRKGLHSLNCLMVCDARGVLLSAETHWPGSLPDCTVLQQAALTRQFETKLHKDGWLLGDSSFFLRTWLMTPLHIPETPAEYRYNMAHSATHNVIERTFRTIRSRFRCLDGSKGTLQYSPEKSSHIILACCVLHNISLEHGLDVWSSPATGHMEQPEEEYEQMESMDSEACRIRQELLLTHFS